The Williamwhitmania sp. genome has a window encoding:
- a CDS encoding 6-carboxytetrahydropterin synthase, whose protein sequence is MQEVFITRRERFNAAHRLFRQDFSDEKNLEVYGKCSNPNWHGHNYILFVTVKGHVNPEVGYLMNLKDLSMIIHDEVVDKIDHKNMNVEVDFMQGRIASTENLAIAIWEAIAPKIEKQGAILHCVKVQETENNWAEYYGN, encoded by the coding sequence ATGCAGGAGGTTTTTATCACCAGAAGAGAGAGATTCAATGCAGCTCATAGACTATTTCGTCAAGATTTTTCGGACGAAAAGAACTTGGAGGTGTATGGGAAATGCTCCAATCCAAACTGGCATGGGCACAACTATATTCTTTTTGTCACGGTAAAAGGCCATGTGAATCCTGAGGTAGGCTACCTAATGAATTTGAAGGACCTCAGTATGATTATTCACGATGAAGTTGTAGATAAGATAGACCACAAAAACATGAATGTGGAGGTAGATTTTATGCAAGGTCGCATTGCCTCAACAGAAAATTTGGCCATTGCAATTTGGGAGGCAATTGCTCCGAAAATTGAAAAACAAGGGGCCATTCTCCATTGCGTTAAGGTTCAAGAAACGGAGAATAACTGGGCAGAATATTACGGAAACTAA
- the folE gene encoding GTP cyclohydrolase I FolE: protein METINSGAIIDENDGYAKIERWNTEKTELLAEHYKAILQLIGENPEREGLLSTPERVAKAMQFLMQGYNTDPKELINKAKFKEDYQQMVLVKDIELYSMCEHHMIPFYGKAHVAYIPNGYITGLSKIARVVEAFARRLQIQERLTVQIRDSIQETLHPLGVAVVIEASHMCMQMRGVQKQNSVTTTSAFTGAFLTQNKTREEFIHLIGVKLH from the coding sequence ATGGAAACGATAAATAGCGGAGCCATTATCGACGAAAATGATGGCTATGCAAAAATTGAGCGGTGGAATACCGAAAAAACCGAACTTTTAGCAGAGCACTACAAAGCAATACTACAGCTAATTGGGGAAAATCCCGAGCGGGAAGGTTTGCTGAGCACTCCCGAGCGAGTTGCCAAGGCAATGCAATTCCTCATGCAGGGCTATAATACAGACCCAAAAGAGTTGATTAATAAAGCAAAATTCAAGGAGGATTACCAGCAAATGGTTCTTGTGAAGGACATTGAACTTTACTCAATGTGCGAGCATCACATGATACCATTTTATGGGAAGGCACATGTAGCCTATATTCCAAATGGATACATTACTGGGTTGAGTAAAATTGCAAGAGTAGTTGAGGCATTTGCTAGGAGGCTTCAAATTCAAGAACGCCTTACAGTTCAAATTCGTGACTCAATTCAGGAAACGCTTCACCCGCTAGGTGTTGCCGTAGTTATAGAGGCCAGCCACATGTGTATGCAGATGCGCGGAGTGCAAAAGCAAAATTCAGTAACAACCACCTCTGCCTTCACCGGAGCCTTTCTTACCCAAAACAAAACAAGGGAAGAGTTTATTCACCTTATAGGAGTGAAGCTACACTAA
- a CDS encoding porin family protein, with translation MKGIIAVLISLIISLGSYAQVIKIGKREFGYFYLGPKIGLALSKISNTTTSFGGTSKFRTGFEFGVSGKLGINEKWALLPELMFIQKGVKVESGSFESKFKTSYIGIPILAQYSLMAVGVTRIHVEGGGFVNVRTGGTAVFTDAASGQSYESSLTNSGWRTMDYGFAIGAGAEWPRKLGTWVFDLRYDYSFMDVHKEDSEFNSNRTLGFSLIYLYDFVELYKRLSNKQKSKSAEVAPEG, from the coding sequence ATGAAAGGTATTATTGCAGTTTTAATAAGTTTAATAATATCATTGGGTTCATATGCGCAGGTGATAAAGATTGGGAAAAGGGAGTTTGGCTATTTTTATTTGGGTCCTAAAATTGGCCTTGCGCTTTCGAAGATATCCAATACCACAACCTCTTTTGGCGGAACATCGAAGTTCAGAACTGGGTTCGAATTTGGGGTTTCTGGCAAATTAGGCATTAATGAAAAATGGGCATTGCTGCCCGAATTAATGTTTATACAAAAGGGTGTTAAGGTTGAAAGTGGCTCTTTTGAAAGCAAGTTTAAGACAAGCTATATTGGGATTCCAATTCTGGCTCAATATTCGCTAATGGCTGTTGGTGTTACTCGGATTCACGTTGAAGGTGGTGGTTTCGTCAATGTAAGAACTGGTGGAACTGCTGTTTTTACTGATGCTGCCTCAGGTCAATCTTACGAGTCTTCACTTACTAACTCTGGCTGGCGAACAATGGATTATGGCTTTGCCATCGGTGCAGGTGCCGAGTGGCCTCGAAAATTGGGAACGTGGGTATTCGACCTACGCTATGATTATAGCTTTATGGATGTTCATAAGGAAGACTCTGAGTTCAACTCAAATAGAACACTTGGCTTCTCTTTGATTTACCTCTACGATTTTGTCGAATTATATAAGAGGTTGAGCAATAAACAAAAGAGCAAAAGTGCGGAAGTTGCCCCTGAGGGGTAG
- the fabD gene encoding ACP S-malonyltransferase, whose amino-acid sequence MKAFVFPGQGAQFVGMGKDLYDSNPAAKELFEKANHILGFRITDMMFSGTDEDLRQTKVTQPAIFLHSVILAKSLGDKFKPEMVAGHSLGEFSALVAAGALTFEDGLRLVSKRAMAMQKACEKEPSTMAAILGLEDEKVEQICNSIEEVVVPANYNSPGQLVISGSMKGIEIACEKMKEAGAKRALPLKVGGAFHSPLMEPARKELEEAIMATTISMPICPIYQNVTAQAVTDPETIKKNLVAQLTAPVRWTQSVKNMVADGATYFTEIGPGNVLQGLVKKIEKVEAESIQSL is encoded by the coding sequence ATGAAGGCATTTGTATTTCCCGGTCAGGGCGCTCAATTTGTAGGCATGGGGAAAGATCTTTACGACAGCAATCCCGCAGCTAAAGAACTTTTTGAAAAGGCAAACCACATTCTTGGGTTTCGTATTACCGACATGATGTTCTCAGGAACCGATGAGGATTTGAGACAAACAAAAGTTACTCAACCTGCAATTTTCTTGCATTCGGTTATTCTTGCAAAATCGCTTGGAGATAAATTCAAGCCGGAAATGGTTGCTGGGCATTCCCTGGGGGAGTTTTCCGCTTTGGTAGCCGCTGGAGCCTTAACTTTTGAAGACGGACTTCGCCTTGTTTCCAAAAGGGCCATGGCCATGCAAAAAGCGTGTGAGAAAGAGCCCTCCACCATGGCCGCAATCCTTGGGTTAGAAGACGAAAAGGTAGAGCAAATCTGCAACTCGATAGAGGAGGTGGTAGTACCTGCTAACTACAATAGCCCTGGACAACTAGTAATTTCAGGCTCCATGAAAGGCATTGAAATCGCCTGCGAGAAAATGAAGGAAGCTGGTGCAAAACGAGCACTTCCACTTAAGGTTGGTGGTGCATTTCACTCTCCCTTGATGGAACCCGCTCGCAAGGAGTTGGAGGAGGCTATTATGGCAACCACCATAAGCATGCCTATTTGCCCAATATACCAAAATGTAACAGCACAAGCCGTTACAGATCCTGAGACTATAAAGAAGAACTTGGTTGCTCAGCTAACCGCACCAGTTCGATGGACACAAAGCGTGAAAAATATGGTTGCCGATGGTGCAACATACTTTACCGAAATTGGCCCCGGAAACGTTCTTCAAGGGTTGGTAAAGAAAATAGAAAAAGTAGAAGCAGAGAGCATACAATCACTATAA
- a CDS encoding OsmC family protein, with product METVRTKYIGELRTEALHVRSGNKIVTDAPIDNQGRGEFFSPTDLLATSLGSCMLTIMGISARTHGFDIDGTDVKITKIMGTNPRRVVEVVVELTFPHNNYSVKERKLLELASKECPVANSLHPDLKQNVIFKFKE from the coding sequence ATGGAAACTGTAAGAACAAAGTATATTGGAGAACTTCGGACCGAAGCACTACACGTTCGTTCTGGCAACAAGATTGTTACCGATGCGCCTATCGACAATCAGGGACGAGGCGAGTTTTTCTCACCAACCGACCTTCTCGCTACATCTCTTGGTAGTTGTATGCTTACCATTATGGGGATTTCTGCTCGAACCCACGGCTTCGATATTGATGGAACCGACGTTAAGATTACGAAAATTATGGGCACTAATCCACGTAGGGTTGTGGAGGTGGTTGTAGAGCTTACCTTTCCACATAATAACTATTCGGTAAAGGAGAGAAAATTACTCGAATTGGCTTCCAAGGAGTGCCCCGTGGCCAATAGCCTACATCCTGATCTGAAGCAAAATGTAATTTTTAAGTTCAAAGAGTAA
- the gdhA gene encoding NADP-specific glutamate dehydrogenase — protein sequence MNVQKLMAELEKKHPGEREYLQAVHEVLESIEEVYNQHPEFESAKIIERLVEPDRIFTFKVPWVDDEGNVHVNLAYRIQFNNAIGPYKGGLRFHPSVNLSILKFLGFEQIFKNALTTLPMGGGKGGSDFDPKGKSDAEVMRFCQGFMTELWRHIGPETDVPAGDIGVGGREIGFLYGMYRKLARENSGVLTGKGLTFGGSLIRPEATGFGATYFAKEMLATKGTDFNGKRVAISGFGNVAWGACLKVTELGGKVVTISGPDGYIYDEAGISGNKIEFLLELRATNQDIVAPYEKKFPGSKFVAGKKPWEVKVDVAMPCATQNELGKEDAELLVKNGTVCVAEGANMPCTPEAIAVFHKAKILFAPGKAVNAGGVATSGLEMSQNSMKLSWGTEEVDARLHQIMKSIHAACVQYGKNKDGYVDYVKGANVAGFMKVAKAMLEQGVI from the coding sequence ATGAATGTACAGAAGTTAATGGCGGAGCTTGAAAAAAAGCATCCCGGCGAAAGAGAATACCTCCAAGCTGTGCACGAGGTGTTGGAATCTATCGAAGAAGTTTACAACCAGCATCCTGAATTTGAATCCGCTAAGATTATCGAAAGACTCGTTGAGCCAGACCGGATCTTTACCTTTAAGGTGCCTTGGGTTGACGATGAAGGTAACGTTCATGTTAACCTCGCTTACCGTATTCAGTTTAACAATGCCATTGGACCTTACAAAGGTGGCTTGAGATTTCACCCAAGTGTGAATCTTAGCATCTTGAAGTTTTTAGGTTTTGAGCAAATTTTCAAGAACGCACTTACCACTTTGCCTATGGGTGGTGGAAAAGGCGGTTCCGATTTCGATCCTAAGGGAAAGAGCGATGCTGAAGTAATGCGCTTCTGTCAAGGTTTTATGACTGAACTTTGGAGACATATTGGTCCCGAGACTGACGTTCCCGCTGGTGATATTGGCGTTGGTGGTCGTGAAATTGGCTTCTTATACGGTATGTATCGTAAGTTAGCTCGTGAAAACTCTGGTGTTCTTACCGGCAAGGGTCTCACATTTGGTGGTTCACTCATCCGTCCTGAAGCTACCGGCTTTGGTGCTACCTACTTTGCAAAGGAAATGTTGGCTACTAAGGGTACCGACTTCAACGGTAAGAGAGTTGCTATTTCTGGTTTTGGTAACGTAGCTTGGGGCGCCTGTCTTAAGGTTACTGAACTTGGTGGTAAGGTTGTTACCATTTCTGGTCCTGATGGTTACATCTACGATGAGGCTGGTATCTCAGGCAACAAGATCGAGTTTCTACTCGAACTTCGTGCTACAAACCAAGATATCGTTGCTCCTTACGAGAAAAAGTTCCCAGGTTCTAAGTTTGTGGCAGGCAAGAAACCTTGGGAAGTTAAGGTTGACGTAGCAATGCCTTGCGCAACTCAAAACGAGCTTGGTAAGGAAGATGCTGAATTGCTCGTAAAGAATGGCACCGTTTGCGTTGCTGAAGGCGCTAACATGCCTTGCACCCCTGAAGCTATTGCTGTATTCCATAAGGCAAAAATTCTTTTTGCACCTGGTAAGGCCGTAAACGCTGGTGGTGTTGCAACTTCTGGCTTGGAAATGAGCCAAAATAGCATGAAACTCAGCTGGGGAACAGAAGAAGTTGATGCTCGTCTACACCAAATTATGAAGAGCATTCATGCTGCTTGTGTTCAGTATGGTAAGAATAAGGATGGCTATGTTGACTACGTTAAGGGAGCTAACGTTGCCGGATTTATGAAGGTTGCCAAAGCTATGCTTGAGCAAGGCGTTATCTAA
- a CDS encoding PEP/pyruvate-binding domain-containing protein: MAPYSALFQNNTVDFSDTQFDLLMQKRIHKVLLICSSYDAFMLEEDGRIDELIFNEYVSHNLRYPPSFIRADSATQALEILGSESIDLVISMLNIGEIDTFEMAKRMKSICPEVPIAVLTHFSREVSLKLKKEDLSAVDFVFSWLGNPELLLAIIKLIEDRMNVEHDVLEVGVQTILLVEDSIRYYSSYLPHIYKVVLQQSKMFMREALNEQQQMLRMRGRPKILLATTFDEAKELYDKYKDHLLGVISDISYKTKKGGKTTTKAGFELCKIVRAEDPHMPFILQSSDKQNRKNAEELGVGFIYKYSKTLFIELRDFIVSEFAFGDFVFRNPDTHQEVGRAKSLEAMQDIILTIPDNSLLYHASRNHISKWLFARALFPIAEVFKRLRPEDFKDTAQVRKYIHQAISNFRFATGRGVIAKFDRNTYSKYLIFARIGDGSLGGKARGLAFINTVINKHMLFDRYPGVIVSIPRTVVLSTEIFDEFMETNSLYEVALSKISDDEILRRFLDCPLPERLIPDLQTFIRVVANPIAVRSSSKLEDSYYQPFAGIYSTYMIPRVSDDRRVFLLLCQAIKSVYASVFYRSSKAYISATSNVIDEEKMGIVLQEVCGNQHGDLFYPTISGVARSVNFYPIGLERPEHGIANIGYGLGKLIVDGGMGLRFSPRFPKKVLQLSTPQMAMKDTQKIYYGLDLSPETFVPSTDDGINLRKMSIADAPQSSIGLVASTYEYENHSIRDGIFGSGPRVITFSNILKHNTFPLANILADLLEIGQREMNNSIEIEFAVNMELGKEQPMVFNFLQIRPIVESEQLEDFRWDNVDVSKALIYAESALGNGRIDGIRDIVYLKPDEFDPAKSGIIAMEMEALNQRYSKLKRNYILVGPGRWGSSDPWLGIPVKWPQISEARVIVEAGQKDFRVDPSQGTHFFQNLTSFGVGYLTINPFMGDGILNYTELDKMNAVYESKFIRCVRFGKPLHVVIDGKNSRGVIIKDGIFEKPAE; the protein is encoded by the coding sequence ATGGCTCCATACAGCGCGTTGTTTCAAAATAATACAGTCGATTTTAGCGATACCCAATTTGATTTGCTTATGCAGAAGCGGATTCATAAGGTATTGCTCATCTGCTCTAGCTACGATGCCTTTATGCTAGAAGAGGATGGTCGGATAGATGAACTTATTTTCAACGAATATGTGTCGCATAACCTACGTTACCCTCCTTCATTTATACGGGCTGATTCTGCTACACAGGCATTGGAAATTCTTGGTTCGGAATCTATCGACTTGGTGATTTCAATGCTAAACATTGGTGAGATAGATACCTTTGAGATGGCTAAGAGGATGAAGTCGATTTGTCCGGAAGTGCCCATTGCTGTATTGACGCACTTTTCTCGGGAGGTTTCCCTCAAACTTAAGAAGGAGGATTTGAGTGCCGTTGACTTTGTATTCTCCTGGCTTGGGAATCCGGAACTCCTGCTGGCAATTATTAAGCTCATTGAGGATAGAATGAATGTTGAGCACGACGTCCTGGAGGTTGGCGTGCAAACCATCCTCTTGGTGGAAGATTCCATCCGTTACTACTCATCGTATCTGCCACATATATACAAGGTTGTGCTGCAGCAATCTAAAATGTTTATGCGCGAAGCGCTCAACGAGCAGCAGCAGATGCTTCGTATGCGAGGTCGACCAAAAATTCTTCTTGCTACCACCTTTGATGAGGCTAAGGAACTATACGACAAGTATAAGGATCACCTCTTGGGGGTTATTAGCGACATCTCATACAAGACGAAGAAGGGAGGCAAAACTACGACTAAGGCTGGTTTTGAACTTTGCAAGATAGTTCGTGCTGAGGATCCACATATGCCTTTTATACTTCAGTCGTCGGACAAGCAAAATAGGAAAAATGCAGAGGAACTGGGAGTTGGATTTATTTATAAGTACTCCAAAACGCTATTCATTGAGTTGCGCGATTTTATTGTGAGTGAGTTTGCTTTTGGTGATTTTGTTTTTCGGAATCCTGATACTCATCAGGAAGTGGGAAGGGCAAAAAGTTTGGAGGCAATGCAAGACATTATTCTTACCATTCCCGATAATTCGTTGCTCTATCATGCAAGTAGAAACCATATTTCGAAGTGGTTGTTTGCTAGGGCGTTGTTCCCTATCGCCGAAGTTTTTAAGCGGCTGCGTCCGGAGGATTTTAAAGATACTGCTCAAGTTCGAAAGTACATTCATCAGGCAATTTCGAACTTTCGCTTTGCCACTGGCAGAGGGGTAATTGCCAAGTTTGATAGAAACACCTACAGCAAGTATCTAATTTTTGCTCGAATTGGTGATGGCTCACTGGGCGGTAAAGCGCGAGGGCTGGCCTTTATCAATACCGTTATCAACAAGCATATGCTCTTCGACAGATATCCAGGTGTGATTGTATCCATACCAAGAACGGTAGTTCTTTCTACTGAGATTTTCGACGAGTTCATGGAGACAAATTCACTTTATGAAGTTGCGTTATCTAAAATATCTGATGATGAAATATTGAGGCGTTTCTTAGATTGCCCACTGCCCGAAAGGTTAATCCCCGATTTGCAAACATTTATAAGGGTGGTGGCAAACCCAATTGCGGTTCGCTCTTCCAGTAAGTTGGAAGATTCCTACTATCAGCCATTTGCTGGTATCTATTCCACCTACATGATACCACGGGTGTCGGATGATAGAAGGGTTTTTCTATTGCTGTGTCAAGCCATTAAAAGTGTATATGCATCGGTATTCTACCGAAGTAGCAAGGCATACATTAGCGCCACTTCCAATGTTATTGACGAGGAGAAGATGGGCATCGTTCTGCAAGAAGTGTGCGGAAATCAACACGGTGATCTCTTTTACCCAACAATTTCAGGCGTTGCTCGGTCCGTTAATTTTTACCCCATTGGTTTGGAGCGACCGGAGCATGGAATTGCAAATATTGGATACGGACTTGGTAAACTCATTGTTGACGGAGGGATGGGACTTCGCTTCTCCCCACGGTTCCCCAAAAAGGTACTCCAGCTTAGCACCCCCCAGATGGCAATGAAGGATACACAAAAGATTTACTATGGGCTTGACCTCTCTCCTGAAACTTTCGTTCCCTCCACCGATGATGGAATAAATCTCAGAAAGATGAGCATTGCCGACGCCCCTCAAAGTAGCATTGGCCTAGTAGCTTCCACCTATGAGTATGAAAATCATTCAATTCGAGATGGCATTTTTGGTAGTGGTCCTCGTGTTATAACATTCTCTAATATATTGAAGCATAATACATTCCCTCTCGCAAACATTCTAGCTGATCTGCTGGAGATAGGTCAGCGGGAGATGAATAATTCCATTGAGATAGAGTTTGCCGTAAATATGGAATTGGGAAAAGAGCAGCCTATGGTCTTTAACTTTCTTCAAATTCGCCCGATTGTTGAAAGTGAGCAACTAGAAGATTTTAGGTGGGATAATGTTGATGTATCCAAAGCTTTAATCTACGCTGAATCGGCCCTTGGGAATGGGAGAATAGATGGTATTAGAGATATTGTCTATTTGAAGCCAGATGAGTTTGACCCTGCCAAGTCAGGCATTATTGCCATGGAAATGGAGGCACTTAATCAGCGCTATTCCAAGTTAAAGCGTAACTATATTCTTGTGGGACCAGGTAGATGGGGGAGCAGTGACCCCTGGTTGGGTATTCCAGTTAAGTGGCCTCAAATATCTGAGGCCCGGGTAATTGTAGAGGCTGGACAAAAAGATTTCCGTGTAGACCCTAGTCAGGGAACTCACTTTTTCCAAAACTTGACCTCCTTTGGAGTAGGGTATTTAACCATAAACCCCTTTATGGGTGATGGAATTTTAAACTATACCGAGCTCGATAAGATGAATGCTGTGTATGAGTCTAAATTTATTCGTTGTGTCAGGTTTGGTAAGCCATTGCACGTTGTTATCGATGGTAAAAACAGCCGTGGAGTGATAATAAAGGATGGAATTTTTGAAAAACCTGCTGAATAA
- a CDS encoding 2-oxoacid:ferredoxin oxidoreductase subunit beta, protein MADFKTLTPQDFKSDQEVKWCPGCGDHAILSSVQKALPEVSEALKYTKERYVFVSGIGCSSRFPYYMNTYGFHGIHGRASAIATGIKVANPTLSVWQITGDGDALAIGGNHFIHAVRRNIDINILLFNNEIYGLTKGQYSPTSKLGSITKTSPFGTVEHPFRPGELVIGAQGKFFARSIDVEVKLTSEILVEAAKHDGTSVVEILQNCVIFNDRTHGNITDREFRDDRVIVLHHGEKMVFGKKRDKGLVLDGQGLRLKVVTIGQDGYTLDDVLVHDETNPNPGLHMMLVNMEYPEYPVALGVIRMVKDSTYDDNVRDQVIEVQRNAKIHNMDELLHSGETWEVE, encoded by the coding sequence ATGGCAGATTTTAAGACGTTAACGCCTCAGGATTTTAAGAGTGATCAGGAAGTTAAATGGTGCCCTGGTTGTGGTGATCACGCCATTCTGAGTTCAGTTCAAAAAGCTTTGCCTGAGGTTTCAGAGGCTCTGAAATATACAAAGGAACGCTATGTTTTTGTATCGGGTATAGGTTGTTCCTCCCGTTTCCCTTACTACATGAATACCTATGGATTCCATGGGATTCATGGTCGGGCATCCGCCATTGCTACTGGTATAAAGGTTGCTAATCCAACCTTAAGTGTTTGGCAAATTACCGGAGATGGTGACGCGCTGGCCATTGGTGGCAACCATTTTATTCATGCTGTTCGACGCAATATCGACATCAATATCCTCCTCTTTAATAACGAGATTTACGGATTAACCAAGGGTCAATATTCGCCTACATCAAAACTTGGTTCCATAACTAAAACATCTCCATTTGGAACTGTTGAGCATCCTTTTCGACCAGGTGAATTGGTGATTGGTGCTCAAGGCAAGTTCTTTGCCCGTTCCATCGATGTAGAGGTAAAGCTTACCTCCGAGATTCTCGTTGAGGCTGCAAAACATGACGGAACCTCCGTTGTTGAGATTTTGCAAAACTGCGTCATTTTCAACGACCGTACCCACGGCAACATAACCGATCGTGAGTTCAGAGATGATCGTGTTATTGTGCTCCATCACGGGGAAAAGATGGTGTTTGGTAAGAAGCGGGATAAAGGATTAGTGCTTGACGGCCAGGGCTTAAGGCTGAAAGTAGTTACCATAGGACAGGATGGCTACACCCTTGATGACGTATTGGTTCATGATGAAACTAACCCTAATCCAGGATTACACATGATGCTGGTTAACATGGAATATCCTGAATATCCAGTGGCATTGGGTGTTATTCGAATGGTTAAGGATTCAACCTACGACGATAACGTTCGTGACCAAGTAATCGAGGTACAGCGGAATGCTAAAATTCATAACATGGATGAGTTGCTGCACAGCGGAGAAACATGGGAAGTTGAGTAG
- a CDS encoding 2-oxoacid:acceptor oxidoreductase subunit alpha, whose product MDQKVSRVEMEEVVIRFSGDSGDGMQLTGTLFSDTSALLGNGVSTFPDYPSEIRAPQGTVGGVSGFQVHFGSKKINTPGDFCDVLVAMNPAALKANWMWVKKGGTIILDADTFNEKGLVRAGYKTLDPVAELNLDDFHLIFANITTLTKESLKESEMDNKSIVRCKNMFTLGMVYNMFDRPMLHTEEYLVKKFAKKPGLAAANMKVLKDGYNYAGNIQAMPNRFHVEAATRDKGTYRNVNGNTATAWGLIAAAEKAGLPLFCGSYPITPATEILVELAKRKDLGVKTLQAEDEIAGICTSIGAAFAGNFAVTSTSGPGLSLKSEAIGLAVMAELPLVVVDVQRGGPSTGLPTKTEQSDLLQALWGRNGECPMAVVAASTPSNCFDYAFMAGKLSIEHMTPVMLLTDGFIANGSQPWKIPSMSSYPAIKPPVVPMGTTDYYPYKRNPDTLARGWALPGTPGLEHRIGGLEKDALKGSVSHDAMNHQVMVETRANKVERMQNYIPEQDVVGDKEGDLLVIGWGGTYGHLVSAVNLLRAEGKKVSLCHIHYINPLPKNLGEIFKSYKKLVVCELNMGQMANYLRMTYQKFDYKQMNKVQGLPFTVAELTDKFNEILEGK is encoded by the coding sequence ATGGACCAAAAAGTTAGTCGGGTTGAAATGGAGGAGGTTGTTATTCGCTTTTCAGGAGACTCTGGAGATGGAATGCAGCTAACCGGTACCTTGTTTTCCGATACCTCTGCGCTACTAGGCAATGGAGTTTCAACCTTCCCCGATTATCCTTCCGAGATTCGCGCACCCCAAGGAACGGTAGGCGGAGTTTCAGGATTTCAGGTGCACTTTGGCAGCAAGAAAATTAATACGCCAGGTGACTTTTGTGATGTTTTAGTTGCAATGAATCCTGCAGCCTTAAAGGCTAATTGGATGTGGGTTAAGAAGGGCGGTACCATTATTTTGGATGCTGATACTTTTAATGAAAAGGGTCTTGTTCGTGCGGGTTACAAAACCCTTGATCCTGTGGCAGAGCTTAATCTGGATGACTTTCACCTCATCTTTGCCAATATAACTACCCTTACCAAGGAAAGCCTTAAGGAGAGTGAGATGGACAATAAGAGCATCGTGAGGTGTAAAAACATGTTTACGCTTGGAATGGTGTATAACATGTTCGATCGTCCAATGCTTCATACGGAGGAATACCTTGTTAAAAAATTCGCCAAGAAGCCTGGTCTTGCCGCGGCCAATATGAAGGTGCTGAAGGATGGGTATAACTACGCAGGTAATATTCAGGCCATGCCTAATCGTTTCCACGTAGAGGCTGCTACCCGCGATAAGGGAACCTATCGGAATGTAAATGGGAATACTGCTACAGCTTGGGGATTAATTGCTGCTGCTGAAAAGGCTGGGTTACCTCTTTTTTGCGGATCTTATCCTATTACCCCAGCTACTGAGATTCTTGTAGAACTGGCAAAGAGGAAAGATCTTGGCGTGAAAACATTGCAGGCAGAGGATGAAATTGCTGGCATATGTACATCTATTGGAGCTGCATTTGCTGGCAATTTTGCAGTTACCTCAACTTCTGGCCCAGGACTTTCGCTTAAATCGGAGGCCATTGGCCTTGCAGTTATGGCTGAGTTACCACTTGTGGTAGTTGATGTTCAGCGTGGTGGCCCTTCTACTGGTCTTCCAACAAAAACGGAGCAGAGTGATTTGCTACAAGCTCTTTGGGGACGGAACGGTGAGTGTCCAATGGCGGTTGTTGCGGCAAGCACCCCTTCAAACTGCTTCGACTATGCATTCATGGCTGGGAAGTTGTCGATTGAACACATGACTCCAGTTATGTTACTTACCGATGGATTTATTGCCAATGGCTCACAGCCATGGAAGATTCCAAGCATGAGCAGCTATCCAGCCATAAAGCCGCCAGTTGTTCCAATGGGAACAACCGATTATTATCCTTACAAACGTAATCCTGACACTCTAGCACGCGGATGGGCCTTGCCTGGTACACCTGGGTTGGAGCATCGCATTGGCGGGTTAGAAAAAGATGCGTTGAAGGGTTCCGTGTCTCACGATGCCATGAACCATCAGGTTATGGTTGAAACTAGGGCCAATAAGGTTGAGCGCATGCAAAACTATATTCCCGAGCAAGATGTTGTTGGCGACAAGGAGGGCGATTTGCTTGTGATTGGTTGGGGCGGAACATATGGACACTTGGTTAGCGCTGTTAATTTGTTGCGCGCCGAAGGGAAAAAGGTTAGCCTTTGCCATATTCACTATATTAATCCGCTGCCAAAAAATCTCGGTGAAATTTTTAAGAGTTACAAGAAATTGGTGGTTTGTGAACTCAATATGGGACAAATGGCAAACTATCTTCGGATGACTTATCAAAAGTTTGACTATAAGCAGATGAATAAGGTGCAGGGACTTCCCTTTACGGTGGCAGAGTTAACAGACAAGTTTAATGAAATTTTGGAGGGCAAGTAA